The genomic window TTCGTGGGTTATCGACTGGACCGCGGGCAGCAACGTTTCACTTCGACTGAATGTATATCAATGGACTCAAGAGCATTATCTTCAATTTCACGTGTCGCATAAGCACCCATCTCACGTCGTGGCTCGGGATAGCAACCGAGTGCTCGAAGTCAAAGGCCGTCAATGCGATCGAGTTGCCCTTGTTGGCCCGACATGCAAACATGGAATACCAAAAGACAAGCGAAGCGTATACTGCCAGTGGTTCAAGCTCTTTGAGCTTGATCGAAATCCTTCAAGGTTGTACAAAACCGGCGAACCCTATTTTGATGCTTTCTGGAAGTGTCTTTGCTGGGATCTTGTCCTTTCGGTGGATGGACCTGCTGAAAAGGCTCACTTTAGGAGATCCAAGGGAACTACAGATAGTTACGAGGCTTTTGTTGCCTTTGCTCCAGTATCACCGTACTCGGTATTCCACCCGGAGGGTCTTTCTCCAGAGGATCGAGAGGCAGCTGTGCACTTTGATCCAAGGTTTGACATTGGCCAACATGCTGGGACGAGGGAGCACACATCCGAAACTTTCATCACAGAGCAGTTAATTGGAGGCATAACTTTAAATACGGCCATGTTTATGACAGAGTCCGGGTACCTGGGACTGGGACCTGCAGAGACGCAGGTTGGGGATGAGGTGTGGTGCTTATTTGGTAGTTGGATGCCTTTTGTGCTAAGGCCGACTGGGAAGACCCAAGAGGTCGTCACTGGAAAGGGAGAAAAGCCGCTGCATTCGGTATTGGGGATCTGTTATGTACACGGGGCTATGGATGGTGAGGTTGCCGATGACGAGAACCTCCCAATCGAGACTGTCTACCTTGTTTGAGATACTTGATTGTGGAAACATTTGGCTTGGAACAATTATTCACCATAAAATACATAAACACAAGACTACTTCTCGGTAAAAGTTAAAAGTTCTTTTGCTAGGGAAATCGGCCTGTAACCGTATCAGACTCCACGCGGGCCGGGTATCTAGCCGCCTTTCGGCCATACCCCGAGAACTAGCCAAAAGCCGTCACCGCTGGCACGGCTGCTCACCGACGCCCTTCAATCGGCTCTGCCCCACCGAATGATGCGGATCTTTGTGTACAAAACACTCGACTGGTTTATCATTGTGAATGAGGGGGTTGTTGGTCTCCGTCTTCTACCCTGGCCACTTCTCGCTTCAGTAGCGTTTCGCAGAAACCATGAACTCCGACACGGTCAAGAATATCGCCGCCGGGACCATGGGAGGCATCGCTCAGGTCATGATTGGTAAGTTAAAGGCTCAATCTGGCCGGAAGCCTGTCTCCGTGCACTGACTTACCCAGAATAGGACAACCGTTTGGTATGGCCCGGAACACTGACCGAAGtctcttcaagatgctgaTATAAAAACAACAGACATTGTCAAGGTTCGACTTCAAGCAAGTGGCGGAAATGCCTTGACTGTTACCAGAAACATCTGGCGCCGGGAAGGACCCTTGGCCTTTTACAAGGTAAGCCCTCTTTGGCTTGGTAGCCTATGGAAGTATCCTTCTAATTGCTTTCTAGGGCACCATACCACCGTTACTTGGAGTCGGCGCTTGCGTGAGTCAATGAGAGACTCCCAAAGGCCCTTGCTGATCAACAAGATAGGCTAGCATCCAGTTTGGCGCATTTCACTTTTTCCGAGAGCTACTGGAAGAACGAAACAGGAATCTACAAGGTAACGCTGACGGAACATTGTCTCTTGGTCAGTTCTACTTGGCAGGAGGTGCTGCAGGCCTTAGTAACAGCATCCTGTCTGGCCCAATTGAGCATGTGAGGATTCGCCTCCAGACTCAACCTCACGGCGACAACCGTCTCTACGCAGGACCTGCCGACTGTGCTCGGAAGATATGGAGGCATTCAGGTATTGGTGGCATCTATCGAGGCCAAGTAGTCACGATTCTTCGTGAATTTCACGGCTTCGGCATCTGGTTCGCATCGTACGAAGGTCTCGTCCAAAAGGTCATGGAGCTAGATCAAAAGCCTCGAAGCGAGATTCCAAGCTGGAAGTTTGCACTCTGCGGCGGTATTGCTGGAGAGCTCATCTGGCTTTTGACGTATCCGTTGGACgtgatcaagaacaagatgcAGACCGACGGGTTCGGGGCCGAGAAGAGGTATAAGAACATGCGCGAGGCTTTTCGAGTGACGTGGAGGAGTGGAGGTGTTGCTGGTTTGTTTAAGGGGATTGGACCGACGTTGCTTCGAGCGATGCCTGTTTCTGCTGGAACATTTGCAGTGTAGGTGATGTTCTATATCAGCAACATGAGGGAACGCTAACAGAGGACAGAGTTGAAATGGTGCGCAAGGCACTTGCGTAGATGAGATTCAGGAGCATAGTTGAAATGGTCGTGTTGTGCTTTGTCTGCAAGATGTGTTAGCTCATGTATTGAACTTGGAAGGTTGCTCGAAAGTTTACTGATTAACCGCCTCGCAGAGTGATGAAGAAACCTGGGAAGCAAGTCTTGGGGCGGAAAAAATAATGGCTTGACTGCAACGCATCCGAAGACCAGAGACCGCTCCCGAAGGCAATACTCTCGGCTGGCCGGATGTCGCCCCCTCGGATGTCGCCCTCGGATCTCGTAGATCGGGAGGTGGATCATGTGGATTCCGGGGTAGCGCAGATGCTAGGCCGGGATATTGGGAATAGACTCGTCGTAACTAACTTTGCAAAGGGGCGGATTGGATCACGGGCCTGAGGAGGGCCGCAATTCCTCAATGATCCCGACCATCACGACATCGAGTTGACCGTCCAAGATATAAACCTCTTGTCTCGGCGTCTGTCAGGTTAACAACAGACACAACAATTCCCATCAGCCCTTCCAACTCATCAACAGTCATGGGGATCTTTACCAAGTTTCGCCTCTTTAACAGGAGGCTCGCACTCGCCTGTATGCTCATTGCCGTGTCGACTTTCAACTATGGCTTTGACAACCAGGCGTTTGCGAGCACACAGGCCATGGACCCGTTTGAGAAGCAGTTTGGCGATTGGGATGAGAAAAAGGGGGCGTACGCTCTTGAGCCGTACTGGCTGTCGCTGTTCAACAGTCTCAATTACATTGGCTTTGCCTTTGGTGAGTAGACTTGATTGTCAACTTCCCCGCCAAACGCGTGCTGATTTAGTATCAGGAGTCATTGCGGGTAGTTTCATCTCGGCCCGCTGGGGTCGAAGGTGGTGCATGTTTGCCATGAGCGTTTATGCTCTTGGTACCGCTACCATTTCTGTCACGTCCTTCCACCGTGAACAGATTATGGCAGCCCGTATTCTCAACTACATCTATGTCGGCATGGAACTTGGCGTCGTTCCAACCTTCCAGTCTGAAATCGGTACGTGAGGCTTGGCATGGACGCAGAACACTTCTAACAGGACCACCCAGTCCCCGCTCAAGCCCGAGGCTTCATGGTTGGCTCATACCAGCTCAGTCTAGCAGTCGGTGGCCTGGTCATCAATAGCGTCTGCTTCGGCACCAGCTTTCTCCCCGACAATCGCGCATGGAGAATCCCTCTCGGCTTGTTTTACATCGTCCCGACCATTGTTGTGGCGGGTATCTGGTTTATTCCTGAATCACCTCGATGGCTCCTCCGAAAGGATCGCGTTGAGGAGGCGTGGCAGAACCTTCGCAAGCTTCGAGAGGGCGCTTTCACTGAAGAGCAAATTGAagccgagttcaaggagcttCGTACCTCCCTCGAGCAAGAGGTTGAACAGGGTCGTTTCATTGAGCTGCTTCAAGGAAACAACCTCAAGCGAACGGCTATCGTCATCGCTGTCAACTTTCTGATGCAGGCCAGTGGTCAAGCTTTCGTGTCGCAGTACGGTGCTGTGTACGTCAAGACGCTTGGAACCATCAACCCATTCGGCTTCAACTTGATCACGGCAGGCATCAACATCGTTACCTTGACTTGCATTCTACTCTGGACGGATGTTATTGGTAGACGGTATGTTTCCCCCATCGGACCACCGACCATTTGCTAACCGAAGAAGGATCCTAATGATCGCGTCTTCCTGCACAATGTTTGCAGCAATGACCACCATGGGAGGCTTGGGTATTGAGAGCCCCGTCGCCGACGATAGAAAGAAAGGTGTCTTGGCTATGATGGCCCTGTTTGCCTGTGGCTTCTCAATGGGCTGGGCGCCGCTTGGCTACGTCGTCACCACCGAGATCTCGGCTCTTCGACTTCGTGACTTGACCTCGCGAGTTGGATTCACCACCAATGTCATCATGAAGTAAGCCACCAAATAACACTTCTCTGGCCATCGATGCTAACGAGTGCTTCCAGCTTCACTGTCAACTTCATCATCCCATACCTCATCTACGACCAGTACGCCGGCTTGAATAGCAAGGttggcttcatctttggcggTCTCATGGCggtcgctatcgtctttGTGTACTTCTGTGTACCTGAGTGCAAGGGAAAGACACTGGAGCAGGTCGACTTCTTGTTCAACCAGGGCGTTCCGATCCGGGACTTTGGCAAGACGGATGCGGCGGCTATGATGCAATCggtcttggaggaggacaaTGGTAAGAAACACGACTCTGATGTCGAGAAGGGCTCTGTTGTGGTGGGGTCCAAGCATGATAACTGAGGCTTCGATCACAGATTGCCGCTCCATATAGCCAGATAACGCATACTCCTAGCTTTAGGAGCCTTGATTAGATCCATAGTCTATTACTACTCTGATCCTATGTAATGAGGCACATTTGCATCCGTGTACGCATTAAGCTGCAGGTCGAAGGGATCCATGGGAAACACCATGTCATGCTCTCCAAAGACCACATCTGCAGAGTTGGTCAAGTCATAGTTCATCAAATTGTAGCCAAGCGGCTGCCCCGAGCCGCTTTGATTCGATGAAAAGACGTCCTGACTGTCAACAGGTAGAGAAAAAGGCCAGCTCCCTTGAGTTGATGGATCAATGGGCGTTGCTGATTGGATATCCTCTGTAGCCGGTGGCTCCTCTTGGTTTGACTCTGGGGGATTGACAGCTGGATCGagctcctcttcatcgtctggGGCGTAAGCGTGTTTGGACCTCCGGTGTAGCTTCTCCTGAAGTCGAAGATTGCCTGTTGGCGGACTGTGAAACGTGTCAGTAGAAGGGCGAACCACGGAGGTTTCTTGGACTTGCGGTGATTCTGCAGACCCTGATCTAGCACCCAGCCTTGGGATAAGCTTCTCGATGTCGGATATCTGATCCATCAGTAAGTTGCCCACAAGACTTGGTGATAGCTTACACATGAAGCAATCCAGTCAACCCCTGTTTGGATCCGCGACACAATAAACAAAGCATCTGTCAACTTCTCCTTCACGACCGGTAGTGAGTCATCTCCATGAGCCGGAAGCAAAGAAGCGAGGTGATCAATGATCTTGACAGATTGATAAGTAACCACTGCCAGCGTGGGCGTCTCAAGACGACTGCTTGTCTCAAGATGGCGAATCTTGGACCACAAGTCGCAGGAGCCCAGTGCACTCTGCAGGCATCGACGCTGGCAGTAGTCTATGTATTCTCTGGGTGTCTGCGCCGCAGCTTCTGGGGAAACGCATTCTCTTATGCCGGGGATCAGGAAGCGGTGCAGGTCGCAGCGgcagctgaagaggagggtgtgTAGCATTGCGTAGGCGCGTGCCTCATCGGAGTGGCACATGAGCATGAGTCTGTTATCGTTGAGCTGCAGCTCTTCTGGTAGCGACTCTTCAAAAGACGCAAGCTCTAGGTCAAGCGATCGTAGCTGTCCTCGGCTGTGGTAGGGGCTAGAGCCATCCAGAATTACCCGCCTGGTGTACCTTGGACCTGTTAGCATCGACCCTGCTGAGAATTGTGTCCAACATACCTCAGAACTCTATCACGAATATCGTACAGCCGCATCAAGCAGGCCAGAGAATTCAGGCCAGTGTCAGCCTCGCTCTTACTTCGCAGAAACGGAGATCGAGATGGAAGCCCTAGCTGGAAATTGTGATAACTGCTCGGAAGTCGAATATGCATCCTCTGTGTTGGACAGACAGTCAAATCCTCTATACCCCCAGAAAAGACTTTATCAGTAGCGTAAATAGACCACATCAACCGACGCAGGCACTCTTGCTTCACGGGATCCATAGCCGGGCGCTCGTAATTAAGCCGTTTGGTGAATGCCACCCTGGCTGCAATTGAGATGAGCACCCACACGTCCCCGGTGAAACGCAGTGAGGAGAGGAACTTGACAGCGAGCATCAACGCCTGAAGCTTGGGTATTGACATGTCGCCCAGGTGCCCAGCCAGTTCGTTCTGGACTTGTTTCATCCAGGAATATGCCATTGACCTCTCGGTATAGTGGGCTGGCCTGTGTCTGAGCCCTGCTGCGCAAATGGCTTTGAGTAGAGTCTTGTCTAGCTTTCCTTGACTCCATTCGGCAATTGTAGTTGCTCTATGA from Fusarium keratoplasticum isolate Fu6.1 chromosome 10, whole genome shotgun sequence includes these protein-coding regions:
- a CDS encoding MFS domain-containing protein, with product MGIFTKFRLFNRRLALACMLIAVSTFNYGFDNQAFASTQAMDPFEKQFGDWDEKKGAYALEPYWLSLFNSLNYIGFAFGVIAGSFISARWGRRWCMFAMSVYALGTATISVTSFHREQIMAARILNYIYVGMELGVVPTFQSEIVPAQARGFMVGSYQLSLAVGGLVINSVCFGTSFLPDNRAWRIPLGLFYIVPTIVVAGIWFIPESPRWLLRKDRVEEAWQNLRKLREGAFTEEQIEAEFKELRTSLEQEVEQGRFIELLQGNNLKRTAIVIAVNFLMQASGQAFVSQYGAVYVKTLGTINPFGFNLITAGINIVTLTCILLWTDVIGRRILMIASSCTMFAAMTTMGGLGIESPVADDRKKGVLAMMALFACGFSMGWAPLGYVVTTEISALRLRDLTSRVGFTTNVIMNFTVNFIIPYLIYDQYAGLNSKVGFIFGGLMAVAIVFVYFCVPECKGKTLEQVDFLFNQGVPIRDFGKTDAAAMMQSVLEEDNGKKHDSDVEKGSVVVGSKHDN